The following are from one region of the Tenacibaculum dicentrarchi genome:
- a CDS encoding Nif3-like dinuclear metal center hexameric protein: protein MQIKDVTNYIEELAPLAYAESFDNVGLLIGDYSTKVTGVLVTLDTLEKTVDEAIAKNCNLIVSFHPIIFSGLKKLNGKNYVERVVLKAIQNNIAIYATHTALDNVNNGVSAKICEVLGLENCQTLIPKKGIIKKLTTYVPIENAEKLRTKLFEAGAGNIGNYNNCSFNSEGITTYQGNENSNPRIGEKGEFISEEEIAISVTFINNLEGKILKTLFNNHPYEEVAYEIITLDNSHQNIGMGMIGEFKTPMNEHEFLSFVKKTFKTDCVRHSELLEKPIKKVAVLGGSGSFAIKNAIQQNADAYISADFKYHEFFQAEGKIVLADVGHYESEQFTKNLLVDYLSKKFSTFAITLSEESTNPIHYI from the coding sequence ATGCAAATAAAAGACGTTACAAATTATATTGAAGAATTAGCTCCACTTGCTTACGCCGAAAGTTTTGACAATGTTGGCTTATTAATTGGCGATTATTCTACAAAAGTAACAGGTGTTTTAGTAACACTAGATACTTTAGAAAAAACTGTTGATGAAGCAATTGCTAAAAATTGTAATTTAATTGTAAGCTTCCACCCTATTATTTTTAGCGGATTAAAAAAACTAAATGGTAAAAATTATGTAGAACGTGTTGTTTTGAAAGCGATTCAAAATAACATTGCAATTTATGCAACACATACTGCTTTAGATAATGTAAACAATGGTGTTTCAGCTAAAATATGTGAAGTTTTAGGCTTAGAAAATTGTCAGACATTAATTCCTAAAAAAGGAATTATAAAAAAACTAACAACCTATGTTCCTATTGAAAATGCCGAAAAACTACGCACAAAACTTTTTGAAGCAGGTGCAGGAAATATCGGAAATTACAATAATTGCTCTTTTAATTCTGAAGGAATAACAACGTATCAAGGAAATGAAAATTCAAATCCGAGAATAGGTGAAAAAGGTGAATTTATATCCGAAGAAGAAATAGCTATTTCGGTAACTTTTATCAATAATTTAGAAGGAAAAATACTTAAAACATTATTTAATAATCATCCGTATGAAGAGGTTGCTTATGAAATAATTACTTTAGATAATAGTCATCAGAATATAGGAATGGGAATGATTGGCGAGTTTAAAACTCCGATGAATGAACATGAATTTTTATCTTTTGTAAAAAAAACATTTAAAACCGATTGTGTTCGACATTCTGAATTATTAGAAAAACCAATTAAAAAAGTAGCCGTTTTAGGTGGTTCGGGAAGTTTTGCTATAAAAAATGCGATACAACAAAATGCCGATGCATATATAAGTGCTGATTTTAAATATCATGAGTTTTTTCAAGCAGAAGGAAAAATAGTACTTGCCGATGTTGGGCATTATGAAAGTGAACAGTTTACAAAAAACCTTTTGGTTGATTATCTTAGCAAAAAATTTAGTACTTTTGCGATTACTTTAAGCGAAGAAAGTACAAATCCAATACACTATATATAA
- the lpxK gene encoding tetraacyldisaccharide 4'-kinase produces the protein MKLLRFLLFPFAVLYDVITTIRNWFFDINILKSTSFKVPVISVGNLSVGGTGKSPQIEFLIRLLKDDYKIAVLSRGYKRKTEGFQLLNDTHSADDVGDEPLQFYTKFKNDATIAVDADRTNGIQNLLKNDADLQVVLLDDAYQHRKVTPSTSILLTKYDDLYVDDFILPTGNLREARRGAKRAKIIIVTKCPENLSEEKQQQIIKKIKPKAHQQVFFTTISYDENLKGLDTTLTISDLKNKEVLLVTGIANPTSLLTFLSEEKINYKHLKYPDHYNFTSNDIEKIKTDFNKLSANNKIIVTTEKDYMRLQDQLKKVCYISIKSTFIKDEKLFTDFIINEINR, from the coding sequence ATGAAATTACTTCGATTTTTATTGTTTCCGTTTGCTGTTTTATACGATGTTATTACAACAATTCGTAATTGGTTTTTTGATATTAATATTTTAAAATCTACTTCTTTTAAAGTTCCTGTTATTTCGGTAGGAAATTTAAGCGTTGGCGGAACAGGGAAATCGCCACAAATTGAATTTTTAATCCGATTATTAAAAGATGATTATAAAATTGCCGTTTTAAGTCGTGGTTATAAACGAAAAACGGAAGGTTTTCAGTTGTTAAATGACACACATTCTGCTGATGATGTTGGCGATGAACCGTTACAGTTTTACACGAAATTTAAAAATGATGCGACTATTGCCGTTGATGCCGATAGAACAAATGGGATTCAAAATTTATTAAAAAATGATGCAGATTTACAAGTTGTTTTGTTAGATGATGCGTATCAGCACAGAAAAGTAACGCCAAGTACAAGTATTTTATTGACAAAATATGATGATTTATATGTCGATGATTTTATATTGCCAACAGGTAATTTAAGAGAAGCTAGAAGAGGAGCAAAGCGTGCAAAAATTATTATTGTAACAAAATGTCCTGAAAATTTATCTGAAGAAAAACAACAACAAATTATTAAAAAGATAAAACCAAAAGCACATCAGCAAGTCTTTTTTACAACGATTTCTTATGATGAAAACTTAAAAGGACTCGATACAACATTGACAATATCCGATTTAAAAAATAAAGAAGTTTTATTGGTTACAGGAATTGCAAATCCGACATCATTACTAACATTTTTATCCGAAGAAAAAATAAATTATAAGCATTTAAAATATCCTGACCATTATAATTTTACAAGCAATGATATTGAAAAAATAAAAACAGATTTCAATAAATTATCAGCAAACAATAAAATAATTGTAACCACCGAAAAAGATTATATGCGTTTGCAAGATCAGCTTAAAAAGGTGTGTTATATTTCGATAAAAAGTACGTTTATAAAAGATGAAAAATTATTTACTGATTTTATAATCAACGAAATAAATCGTTAA
- a CDS encoding thioredoxin family protein, with translation MKKIFLTLVLILGTQISFAQEHTVAHQAESQKIQWESSFNTAIEKSKTENKPVLVFFTGSDWCHPCKRVDKELFETMKFKNFSEGNLIFYKADFPRNRDLVSVAAKKENKELKYRYGINAFPTVVVVNSKGNVLGKKKGAYMAEYYYPFLTKIIKNN, from the coding sequence ATGAAAAAAATATTTTTAACTTTAGTATTAATTTTAGGAACTCAAATATCTTTTGCGCAAGAACATACTGTAGCTCACCAAGCTGAATCGCAAAAAATACAATGGGAAAGTTCTTTTAATACGGCTATTGAAAAATCGAAAACAGAGAATAAGCCTGTTTTGGTGTTTTTTACAGGCTCAGATTGGTGTCATCCATGTAAAAGAGTTGATAAAGAGCTGTTTGAAACAATGAAATTTAAAAACTTTTCTGAAGGGAATTTAATTTTTTATAAAGCAGATTTTCCTAGAAATAGAGACTTGGTTTCGGTAGCAGCTAAAAAAGAAAATAAAGAATTAAAATATAGGTACGGAATTAATGCGTTTCCTACAGTGGTTGTGGTTAATTCAAAAGGAAATGTTTTAGGAAAGAAAAAAGGGGCATATATGGCGGAGTATTATTACCCGTTTTTAACGAAAATTATAAAGAATAATTAA
- a CDS encoding cysteine desulfurase family protein, producing MKAVYLDNAATTPMLPEVVAVMNASMLANFGNPSSVHQFGRKAKAAVETARKNIAKRFNVSASEIIFTAGGTEADNLILYNAVLNLGVTRIITSKIEHHAVLRTVEYLQKKHQITVEFISVDKKGSINLTELEAVLKQNTANTAEKSSEKTLVSLMYVNNEIGNLLAIDKVAQLCTQNKAYFHSDTVQAIGHYELDLQKTPIDFIAASAHKFHGPKGVGFAYVKKGISIKPLLYGGEQERGARASTENVHGILGMEKALAISYESLLEDKKHIQSIKAYFIAQLNTNFENIEFNGTSANLEKSSYTILNVRFPIQDKMMLFTLDLHGIAASGGSACQSGASKGSHVLRAFLNEEATQKTSVRFSFSKLTSLDDIDIVIEKLKKFKIS from the coding sequence ATGAAAGCTGTTTATTTAGATAATGCTGCTACTACACCCATGTTGCCCGAAGTTGTTGCCGTAATGAATGCATCAATGTTAGCAAATTTTGGAAATCCATCTTCTGTGCATCAATTTGGTAGAAAAGCCAAAGCAGCTGTAGAAACGGCTCGAAAAAATATTGCCAAACGTTTTAATGTATCGGCAAGCGAAATTATTTTTACAGCAGGTGGTACAGAAGCCGATAATTTAATTTTATACAATGCTGTTTTAAATTTAGGAGTCACAAGAATTATTACCTCTAAAATAGAACATCACGCGGTGTTGCGTACTGTTGAATATCTTCAGAAAAAACACCAAATAACCGTAGAATTTATTTCTGTAGATAAAAAAGGTAGTATTAATTTAACCGAATTAGAAGCTGTTTTAAAACAAAATACAGCAAACACGGCTGAAAAATCTTCCGAAAAAACCTTGGTTAGTTTAATGTATGTAAATAATGAAATTGGAAATTTATTAGCAATTGATAAAGTAGCACAGTTATGCACACAAAATAAGGCGTATTTTCATTCCGATACCGTACAAGCAATTGGTCATTATGAGTTAGATTTACAAAAAACACCAATTGATTTTATTGCCGCAAGTGCGCATAAATTTCATGGACCAAAAGGTGTTGGTTTTGCCTATGTAAAAAAGGGGATTTCGATAAAACCTTTATTATATGGAGGCGAACAAGAAAGAGGCGCTAGGGCAAGTACCGAAAATGTGCATGGAATTTTAGGGATGGAAAAAGCCTTGGCAATTTCATATGAGTCTTTACTTGAAGATAAAAAACATATTCAAAGCATAAAAGCGTATTTTATAGCACAGTTAAATACTAATTTTGAAAATATTGAGTTTAATGGTACATCAGCAAATTTAGAAAAAAGTAGTTACACTATATTAAATGTCCGTTTTCCGATACAAGATAAAATGATGCTTTTTACGTTAGACTTACACGGAATAGCGGCTTCAGGAGGAAGTGCTTGCCAAAGTGGAGCTAGTAAGGGATCACACGTGTTGCGAGCTTTTTTAAATGAAGAGGCAACTCAAAAAACTTCGGTACGATTTTCGTTTAGTAAATTAACAAGCCTTGATGATATTGATATTGTTATTGAAAAATTAAAAAAATTCAAGATTAGTTAG
- a CDS encoding PorP/SprF family type IX secretion system membrane protein → MKLFLSIICVFVFSICTMTTTQAQQDPQYSQYMYNTMNINPAYAGSNYYGVITVIGRTQWVGFEGAPETQNISYHTPIGSSGLGLGVNIMNDEIGPSKEFYLDSNLSYTIQTDVDASLAFGLRLGGRFLNIDWSKGEATDTEAAFGQNVSKFLPTIGAGIYYYKPDWYVGLSVPNILRTEHYDQEIPLGKTAVERMHFFLIAGYVYDINYDFKFKPAALLKAVSGAPLSLDLSANLLFKDKFRAGLGWRWDDAVSVLLGFQASNTLLIGYSYDLTTSNYNVTNSGTHEIMLQYELSRGQKYRSPRFF, encoded by the coding sequence ATGAAGTTATTTTTAAGTATAATCTGCGTATTTGTATTTAGTATATGCACTATGACAACTACACAGGCACAGCAAGATCCTCAATATTCACAGTATATGTATAATACGATGAATATAAACCCGGCATATGCAGGTTCTAATTATTACGGCGTTATTACGGTAATCGGTAGAACGCAGTGGGTTGGTTTTGAAGGTGCTCCAGAAACTCAAAATATAAGTTATCACACGCCTATAGGATCTTCAGGTTTAGGTTTGGGGGTTAATATAATGAATGATGAAATAGGTCCATCAAAAGAATTTTATCTAGACAGCAACCTGTCATATACTATTCAAACTGATGTAGATGCTAGTTTAGCATTTGGTTTACGTTTAGGAGGACGTTTCTTAAATATTGATTGGAGTAAAGGAGAAGCAACTGATACAGAAGCTGCTTTTGGACAAAATGTAAGTAAATTTTTACCAACTATTGGTGCAGGAATTTATTATTACAAGCCAGATTGGTATGTAGGATTATCGGTGCCGAATATTTTAAGAACAGAACATTACGATCAAGAAATACCACTAGGAAAAACAGCGGTTGAAAGAATGCACTTTTTTTTAATAGCAGGATATGTGTATGATATTAATTATGATTTTAAATTTAAACCCGCCGCACTTTTAAAAGCCGTTTCAGGAGCGCCATTATCGTTAGATTTATCGGCAAATTTATTATTTAAAGATAAATTTAGAGCAGGTTTAGGTTGGAGATGGGACGATGCGGTAAGTGTATTACTAGGGTTTCAAGCATCAAATACTTTATTAATTGGTTATTCATACGATTTAACAACTTCTAATTATAATGTAACAAATTCAGGAACTCACGAAATTATGTTACAATACGAACTATCGAGAGGTCAAAAATACAGATCACCGAGATTCTTTTAA
- a CDS encoding zinc ribbon domain-containing protein: protein MAKKEVTVEEKLRALYDLQLIDSRIDEIRNVRGELPLEVEDLEDEVAGLNTRLSKLKEEASSLDTDISNKKSAIVESKALITKYEEQQKNVRNNREFEALTKEIEFQELEIELSEKRIKEYKVKITQKNGVVEKTKEKVKQQQNHLTHKKNELDSILKETEKEEQLLKEKSEEYALSIDKHLLTAYNRIRTKVRNGLAVVAIERGAAGGSFFTIPPQIQLEIANRKKITIDEHSGRILVDAALAQEEKDKIDSLFI, encoded by the coding sequence ATGGCAAAAAAAGAAGTAACGGTAGAAGAAAAATTAAGAGCGTTATACGATTTACAGTTAATCGATTCTAGAATTGACGAAATCAGAAATGTTCGTGGTGAATTACCTTTAGAAGTTGAAGATTTAGAAGATGAAGTTGCCGGATTAAATACTAGACTTTCTAAATTAAAGGAAGAAGCTAGTAGTTTAGATACTGATATTAGTAATAAAAAATCTGCAATTGTAGAATCTAAAGCCTTAATTACAAAATACGAAGAGCAACAAAAAAATGTTCGTAACAATCGTGAGTTTGAAGCTTTAACAAAAGAAATTGAATTTCAAGAATTAGAAATTGAATTATCTGAAAAAAGAATCAAAGAGTACAAGGTTAAAATAACTCAAAAAAATGGGGTTGTTGAAAAAACTAAAGAAAAAGTAAAGCAACAACAAAATCATTTGACCCACAAGAAAAATGAACTTGATAGTATTTTAAAAGAAACTGAAAAAGAAGAGCAATTATTAAAAGAGAAATCTGAAGAATATGCCTTATCTATCGACAAGCATTTATTAACTGCTTACAACAGAATTCGTACTAAAGTAAGAAACGGATTGGCTGTTGTAGCCATTGAACGTGGTGCTGCTGGTGGTTCTTTCTTTACAATTCCTCCGCAAATTCAATTAGAAATTGCAAACAGAAAGAAAATTACAATTGATGAGCATAGTGGGCGTATTTTAGTTGATGCTGCTTTAGCTCAAGAAGAAAAAGATAAAATTGATAGCTTATTTATATAA